Proteins co-encoded in one Streptomyces sp. SLBN-31 genomic window:
- a CDS encoding DUF58 domain-containing protein, producing the protein MALTGRTALLAALGSVPVGIWDPGWAGILAVNAPLAVACACDFALAAPVRRLGLTRSGDTNVRLGETADVTLTVTNPSRRVLRARLRDAWPPSSWQPGTEVDASRHRLTVPAGERRRVTTRLRPTRRGNRQADRVTIRSYGPLGLFTRQGTHKVPWTVRVLPPFTSRKHLPSKLARLRELDGRTSVLIRGEGTEFDSLREYVPGDDTRSIDWRATARQSTVAVRTWRPERDRHILLVLDTGRTAAGRVGDAPRLDASMDAALLLAALASRAGDRVDLLAYDRRVRAIVQGRTVRDVLPSLVNAMATLEPELVELDARGLTATALRTAPRRSLIVLLTSLDAAPVEEGLLPVLSQLTQRHTVLVASVGDPHIARMATARGNTDAVYEAAAAAQAQSERHRTAEQLRRHGVTVVDETPDELAPALADAYLALKTAGRL; encoded by the coding sequence ATGGCCCTCACCGGACGCACCGCACTCCTCGCGGCACTCGGCTCCGTACCTGTCGGCATCTGGGACCCCGGCTGGGCCGGCATCCTCGCCGTGAACGCCCCGCTGGCGGTGGCCTGCGCCTGCGACTTCGCCCTGGCAGCGCCGGTACGACGACTCGGCCTGACCCGCTCCGGCGACACCAACGTGCGCCTGGGCGAGACCGCCGACGTCACCCTCACGGTCACCAACCCGTCCCGTCGCGTGCTCCGGGCACGCCTGCGCGACGCCTGGCCGCCCAGCAGCTGGCAGCCCGGTACCGAGGTCGATGCATCCCGCCACCGTCTGACGGTCCCCGCGGGCGAACGCCGCCGCGTCACCACGCGCCTGCGCCCGACCCGCCGCGGCAACCGCCAGGCCGACCGCGTGACGATCCGCTCCTACGGCCCCCTCGGCCTGTTCACCCGCCAGGGCACCCACAAAGTCCCCTGGACGGTCCGCGTCCTACCGCCCTTCACCAGCCGCAAGCACCTTCCGTCCAAGCTGGCCCGCCTACGCGAACTGGACGGCCGCACCAGCGTGCTCATCCGCGGCGAAGGAACGGAATTCGACAGCCTCCGCGAGTACGTCCCCGGCGACGACACTCGCTCCATCGACTGGCGCGCGACAGCCCGCCAGTCCACCGTCGCCGTACGCACCTGGCGCCCGGAGCGCGACCGCCACATCCTCCTGGTCCTCGACACCGGCCGCACCGCGGCAGGCCGCGTGGGCGACGCCCCGCGCCTCGACGCCTCCATGGACGCGGCCCTGCTCCTGGCAGCCCTCGCATCCCGCGCCGGCGACCGCGTGGACCTACTGGCATACGACCGCCGAGTCCGGGCCATCGTCCAAGGCCGCACGGTCCGTGACGTCCTCCCCTCCCTGGTGAACGCCATGGCCACGCTCGAACCCGAGCTGGTCGAACTGGACGCTCGCGGCCTGACAGCCACAGCCCTCCGTACGGCCCCTCGCCGCTCCCTGATCGTCCTGCTGACCAGTCTCGACGCGGCCCCCGTGGAAGAGGGGCTGCTCCCCGTCCTGTCCCAACTCACCCAGCGGCACACGGTCCTGGTGGCATCCGTGGGCGACCCGCACATCGCACGCATGGCGACAGCCCGGGGAAACACGGACGCGGTCTACGAGGCCGCGGCCGCCGCCCAGGCCCAGAGCGAACGTCACCGCACGGCGGAACAACTCCGCCGACATGGCGTCACCGTCGTCGATGAGACACCCGACGAACTGGCGCCGGCGCTGGCGGACGCGTACCTGGCCCTCAAGACCGCAGGCCGTTTGTAG